In Blastopirellula sediminis, the following proteins share a genomic window:
- a CDS encoding peptidylprolyl isomerase yields the protein MKVATIETDKGTIKIQLHDDKAPKTVANFEKLAKDGFYDGLKFHRVIPDFMIQTGCPHGTGTGGPGYKFEDEFHPDLKHVGPGVLSMANSGPNTNGSQFFITHVKTEWLDGKHSVFGKVIEGQDVVDSIKQGDKMVKVTVADA from the coding sequence ATGAAGGTCGCAACCATCGAGACCGACAAAGGTACGATCAAGATTCAGTTGCATGATGACAAGGCGCCGAAGACGGTCGCCAACTTCGAGAAGCTGGCCAAAGACGGCTTCTACGATGGCCTGAAGTTCCATCGCGTCATCCCCGACTTCATGATCCAGACCGGTTGCCCGCACGGTACCGGCACCGGCGGTCCCGGTTACAAGTTTGAAGACGAATTCCACCCCGACTTGAAGCACGTCGGTCCCGGCGTGTTGTCGATGGCGAACTCGGGTCCGAACACCAACGGCTCGCAGTTCTTCATCACCCATGTGAAGACCGAATGGCTCGACGGCAAGCACTCCGTCTTCGGCAAAGTGATCGAAGGTCAGGACGTGGTCGACTCGATCAAGCAGGGCGACAAGATGGTCAAAGTGACCGTCGCGGACGCCTAA